In the genome of Fusarium graminearum PH-1 chromosome 2, whole genome shotgun sequence, the window TACAACCATAAACTTCCATGTCATGATACCAGGGATCCTTGATCTGAtaacatccatctcaacgcTACCTTGCATCGGAGCTAATGCCGGTTACTGCCTGTCATTTTTTATATCCGTCTTTAACCCGCAATCTTTGCAGAAGCTTCTGTAACTTGGCACTTGGCCAATAACCGCTCCCACCCAAAGCAACCTTGACGACAGCGTCACTATCATCACAGTGCGAGCCTCACGACAGTGTGCGAAATTTGATCTGCTATCTACAGTAAACGTTTCATCCCTCTATCATGATTTAAGACAATGCGTTGTGACTCTATCATACCTTACATGGCCACTGAGCGAAGTCGCTTGCTCCACGCTACTTGCTGGTTGGTTGACTGACAACCTATGGGACTCAAAGGTGCTGCCCGATCTCGTAGCTGCTACCATGATGCAATCACCGGGCCAGTTACTCTTTCCCGGTAGTTGATTGTCCATGCCTTTCTGATGTCCTGTCCCTCATAAGCAACTGTTTCCTCCTAATTTACAGTGAATGACTTCacttcttcaaagctctACACACCCATTATCCCACCTTGCAATTCAACAACACTGACTACTTCACTACTTATACCTTATCTTACAACATGCGTCTGATCATCCGTGACGACGAGACTGAGGCGTGCAAGTATGTCGCCAATTACGTTGTGGAGCGCATCAATGCCTTCCACCCTACACCTGAGCATCCCTTTATCCTAGGATTGCCCACAGGCTCTAGTCCTATCGGCGTATACAATGAGCTCGTGCGCAGTTACAAGGCTGGACAAGTATGTTCTTCATTGTCCCgtatcagaaacattatCTAACTATATCAGGTCTCGTTCGAAAATGTAGTCACTTTCAACATGGACGAATACGTCGGACTTCCTCGAGACGACCCCAACTCATATCATTCATTCATGTGGAagcacttcttctctcacGTCAACATCCATCCTTCCAACGTACACATCCTCAATGGCAACGCTGCCAGCCCCGAGGCTGAGTGTGATGCGTACGAGGAGGCTATCAAGGCCGTCGGTGGCATCGATCTGTTCCTGGCTGGTATTGGTGAAGATGGCCATATTGCTTTCAACGAACCTGGATCCAGTCTTGCCAGCCGCACCAGGGTCAAGACGCTAGCCTACGACACCATCCTCTCCAACTCTCGCTTCTTCGACAACGATGTAAGCAAAGTGCCAAGGATGGCATTGACTGTCGGCGTCCAAACTGTCCTTGAAGCGAAAGAGGTCGTTGTCATTATCCTGGGAGCCCGCAAGGCCCTTGCGCTACAAAAGTGCGTCGAACAGGGCGTCAACCACATGTGGTCACTATCATGTCTGCAAATGCACCCACACCCTATGATTGTCGTCGATGAGGACGCCACATTAGAGCTTCAGGTCAAGACAGTCAAGGCAAGTACCCATCACCTTTGCTAAACGAAATATAACTAACATTTAAACAGTACTTCAAGAGCATTGAGAAAGTTGCTCGTGAGCAGGGATTCGAGCAGATTCTCCCCTCAAAAGTACGAACTGGCAACGTCGCCATCCCCGAAACCAAGATCCATAGAACCCAGAGCCCTGTCATCATCGCTCCTGAACCTATCGCTTCGCACCTTTTGCGCGCAACACCCATGGGTGACTACTCTATGAGAACACCTTCACCTGACCTGTTGCCGGATCGCATGGCATCGCGCATCCCTGAACCAAACTTGAACCGCAGACTTACACCGAATCTTGAAGTCCAGACCGACGTTCCTAAGACAAAGGTCGATATGATCGATAGCGCGGTCGCCATGTCCCCCGAACAAGTTGCCTCTGATTTACTTCTTCAACCGCCAATGAAAAAGACGATGCggtctccttctcctgaTCTAATTCCGGATCGCATGGCCTCACGTATCCCTGAGCCAAGCCTGAACGGCAGATTGACACCTAGCCCCGAATTGAAGAATAGAATGAACACTGTTGGAGCTCACTAAATGGAGAGAAGTAGGAATATGAATCGAGGAGGAAGGTTGCGCAGTAGAGATGGGAGATTGTCAGAATGTATCGATATAAGTAAATCCAAAGAAATGACCTTAATACGGGCCTACCATGCAGGCCGCATAAAAACGGTGCTGATTAGAGTATTcaatataaatattagatcagCTTTAGTGAGTTCTTAGCCTAAGAGCGCACTAATATTTCCGTCTGGTCTGTAGTTACATCAAGCCGAAAGGCTTGCTCGCTGCTAACATCGAATTTGTAGTGCGAAACAGAACCAACTAGAACAATACACAACTAGTTGTTGTATTGAAATTCTAAGGTGTCGATACAACTCATCCAATAACCCCAAGATAAGCCCATCCTCCACTGAGACCTAGATTCTCGCCCATGAAAATATTCCCAAAACAGACTCCCCAAAACCAAGTGCCAATAAATATATAGTATATGGGCATGATGCTTTTCCAACAATTCAtaattcatcaacaccaactacATATATTATACCAATCAGTCTGATGCAAAATACCGTTtggccttgctcttgagCTGTTGTGCCTTCATCTCAGGTGGCATGATCGTGTGATGAACCACGTGCGGCCGATACACAGCATCCACAGGCGGCATCCTGGTCGAGGGTTTAGTAACGTCTCAAAGCGGACAGAGGAAACATGGAAGTGCAACGTACCAGTCATCCACAGTCAGTGGAAAGTATTCGTACAAGGGATCGGCGCCCTCGTCCGCAGGACTGTTTTCTCGATTCGCCCCCGATGTGGTATAACCCTTGCCCGAGTTGGGACTATGCAGCTCGGCACTCGAGCGATTGGGACTTCTCTCGTCCTCGGACAGCGATAAGCTAATTGGTAGAGAGGGGTTCTGTCGTGGAATTGAGTTTTTATGATGTGCATTTGCAGCTTTTGCAGAGCTGTTGGAGTCGCTAGACCAGGCTGGTATCGGGGGCCTGCCCATGGTAGGCGATAAGGCAACCCTCTTTGCCGGGTGGGGGCTAGCACCTGGTTGAGGACTGGGCAGTGGTTGAGATAGAGGGGTCGACCAGTCATTCGGCTGCTCATGTTAGTACACCCACTTGACATATGCGAAATCGGAACTCACCTGAAGATTGGCAGGAGGATATCGCTGAGTAAAGCCTTGTGAATTCTCCCGCTCCAGTTTCAGTGTCGGATGGTCAAGATTTGATGTCGACGTGCTTCTCCTCTCAAACCTCTTGTCACCTGTCAGAGGAACGTCTTTCCTACTGTCAAAGTTCCGCGGACTTCGGCCTCTGACGATAACTGGCCCGGATTGTATATCTGCTATCTTAATAAGTTCGCCGGTCTGGGTCTTACCCAAAAGGCCTATTTTAACCACGTAGTGTTGTTGCAGGCCCTTTCTTCGGCCGTTGTTGGCTGTGGCATGCTTAAACTGAAGGCGTTTCCAGGATATAGGTAGAGAGATGCGATGCGCGTCGAGCTCCTGGCCTGCTGCGATATCCAACGTGATAGTTGGTGGTGCTGTAACGGACTTTGAATCATCGCTTCCATGTGGGTTGGCATTCTTCCAAGGTATAGATATAATTTCAGTTGCCTTCCCTTCGATCGATTCGAAGGCGGCGATGGAAGCAAGTAGCTCAAATATTTGGATGTGCTGTCCCTGTTCATCCACGATGTTCCTGATTACCCGAGGCAGGGTAATCTGTCCCGAGCATTGCCATAGGTTACGGCGGTAACAGGTCAATTCCAGCGGCCTTCCTGTTGATTCTCCTCCGAATACATCCTCGGCTACGAAGAACATGCCGTAAAGTTCAGCAGTCATGCCGACTTCGACAAACTGGGTGTTCTCGTTGACAATAGTGGCGCTCGCGACTGGAgcagagaagccaagaagcttgttATCAGGCTCTTGGGGTGAGGATTCTTCGTGCAGGGCATCTTGAATCTGCGGAGGCTCGAATTGTCGAGTCGAATATGAGAAGGGATCCTCAAAAGTTGAGGAAAAGGTATCCAAGTCGTACGAACTGCCGAAGGGCAGAGTCTGCAGTGCAGCCCCATCGCTGTAGATCCAATGTCAGCTTCGAGCAAGCAAGGTTGCGTTGCGCGCGCGTCGCAAGTGCGATGCAGTCAGTAACAAGCGAAACGTACAGCAGCGACTCATCAAAAGTAATGTCCTGGTCAAAGACGTCCATGCTCATGCTCGTTGAATGGGCCGATCCAAaattcatcgccatcgcTTCTCTGCGGGAGGCGCCAGTAGGCAGCCCCGACATTGAGTTGTAGGTGGACATGGCATTGTTCAGTTGAAAGGAACCGTCAACGCCTCATTGGATCAAGTGCGCGCGGCGGGGGGAATGGAACAGCAACACAACGTGATCGCGCAAGTACCTATGTGTAACGGCGCAGTCCGATTAGAACAAGCTGGCGACGAACCAGCGATGGCGGTTCTATTTCCCCGGTACAGCGCCGAGTGCCAAGATAGAGGGAGATGAAGCGACGGGCGAGCAGACGAAGTTGGTTGCTCTGAGGTCAGTCAGAGTGAGAGCAGAAGTAAAGATAGGGAAGTAGTTCGAGTCCATAGTAGGCGAGCGGAGGCGGAGACAGTGGAGGTTGGCCCGACCTCTGTAGCGCAGTCTAGCCCGTAGCGTTTCTGGTAGCATTGTGGGGAGAGACCCACTGGGCTGGCTGACCCTTTCAAAAGCCCGAGGTCAACAGAAAAGATGACCTCAATGCTTCGGGGTACAAAAATAGACAGCTCGAGAGTCTGCTCTAAGACAGCCTAGGCTGATTtgataatttcgtctcttatgctttcagtTGCCAACTTTTCCGAGACCCTTCCTGTCCTCGTCGATGGACTCTGATCGTTGATTGGCACTCGCTCCAACAATTGACCGACGGAGAGCTCCATGTGAAGGATGATAGAGCTAGACCCCTCGAACACCTTTTATCTGCTAAAAATAAGGGACTACACGGGAAGGAGGCTTTTATGGCGTTATTTGCCATCGCCAATAGGCATCTTGATGGAACAAAACACGATCTGTCTCCAAGACCAGACTCAATAAGATATTGTATACCAGGCGGAATGAACCATGTCTATTGATGCAATGCCTTTGACCAATGCTAAATGTATGTTTTACTAATCAGACCAGAACCCTTTCTAACGCTGAGCACTCTCTAATCTGCCTCGTAATGCAGTCTTGGTCTTATTCTTgtcaaaaggaaaaaaagcaataacGCCACTGAGCACCAACCAGCATCACTCACTTCAGCTTACTTTCCGTGGCAGAGGCAAACACACTCTCACCAAACTTCCACACTTCGTCCAATACAAGAACTTCGCTTGATCCTCCAACCTCGTCCTGACCTCCATACCCGTCTGATAGAATCACCAGATCTGCATCGGCACCCGATTCTAGCGTACCTTTGACCCCCTGTAAGCCAAGCATAGCTGCAGGTGTTGATGTCACCGCCCCAAGAGCCTGGGGGATGCTAGCTCCAGTCCATTTCATGAAATTGTTGACGCACTCAAGCAGGGTAATCGAGCTTTAAAAAATTAGCTATAAAGTTTTCAAAAGACGACTTGGCACTCACCTTCCGGCAATGGTGTCGGAAttctcaaggagaagcttggaACCACGTTTGACGATATTGGATGTGTTCTCCCCATTCGTCCAAGGATAAGCCCCATCAGGAAGACCTACAAGATGCATCGCATCTGTGACCAGAATGAAGCCATCTGGATGAGCACTGTAGGCGATTTTGATGGTTGTGGGGTGTAGGTGAATTCCATCAGAGATGATGCCGAAGTACGGTCGCGGCAAGCTCTCAGCCTTACCCAGGACTCCAAAAACTCCTGGGTTTCTATGGTGAAGGGGACGCATGGCATTGAAGAGGTGCGTAATCATTGTAGCACCCTTACCAACGGCCTGAGATGTCTCTTCGTATGTTGCTTCGGTGTGGCCGACAGAGTAGATGATG includes:
- a CDS encoding glucosamine-6-phosphate isomerase, which codes for MRLIIRDDETEACKYVANYVVERINAFHPTPEHPFILGLPTGSSPIGVYNELVRSYKAGQVSFENVVTFNMDEYVGLPRDDPNSYHSFMWKHFFSHVNIHPSNVHILNGNAASPEAECDAYEEAIKAVGGIDLFLAGIGEDGHIAFNEPGSSLASRTRVKTLAYDTILSNSRFFDNDVSKVPRMALTVGVQTVLEAKEVVVIILGARKALALQKCVEQGVNHMWSLSCLQMHPHPMIVVDEDATLELQVKTVKYFKSIEKVAREQGFEQILPSKVRTGNVAIPETKIHRTQSPVIIAPEPIASHLLRATPMGDYSMRTPSPDLLPDRMASRIPEPNLNRRLTPNLEVQTDVPKTKVDMIDSAVAMSPEQVASDLLLQPPMKKTMRSPSPDLIPDRMASRIPEPSLNGRLTPSPELKNRMNTVGAH